TGATACATCCGCCCTTGTTTTATAAATCTATTTTTCCGTGTTTGCCTTCGTCGTATTGTTTACCGGTTACGGCCGCTTTAAGCATGTTAAACAATACTACCATGCTACTACTGCTGCTATCCCAATATTCAACATCTGTGGGTTCAACTTTTAGCAGGGTTAGCTTTGGGTCATCCAATCCCTTCGGAAAAAACGCTTTTACAAAAGGGTTCCAAAGTTCTTTCATCTTTTCCCTGTCTTCTACCACAGTTGCCTCGGCAACAATACTTAGGTAGGTGTGGTTATCCGAATCTGAATAGGTTAACGATACGGTGTTTTCTACCGATATTTCGCTCACTTTAGGCGAGTACTCGTCTGTAAAGAACCAAATATTACCTTGTTCATCAACATCGGCAGTGCCCATTGGCCTGCTATTGAAGCCCTTCTCGCGACTATAAGTAGTCAGCATGGCTGTTTTAACTTCCTTTATCTTATCCCTGAAATATTTTAGGCTCTCTGTTTTCGACCAATCGCTCATAGTGTTTACAATTTAGGTTAATTAACCAACGATAAAATCATTTGTTCGGTTTGCTCACATAAATATTTCCTTTAACATAAAAGCGGTAAGGCAGCAAGGCATCATCGCCTGCATAGGCAACACCTATGCGGGGTCCCGCTGCTACTTCGCTGTCGTTAAAGCTTAGTCCCCTGTCTTCAACCCATATCACATCGCTTTGCAAACTAAGCGCATTTATTTTGCGCGATATTCCCAAAGCCTTAGCCACCGAACCGGGTCCTTTTGTAATGTTTGGTTTGATAGTCTCCATATTACGGCGCATTAGCATAGTATTCAGCCCATCAGTGGGTTGTATAGCCCTAATTAAAATAGCATGGGGCTGCCCCTCAACCGATGTTACGATATTAAACATTTCGTGGATACCGTAGCATAAATATACATAAGATATACCACCCTGCATATACATGGTTTGCGTGCGTGGTGTATTACGCCCACCGTAGGAATGTGAAGCCTTATCAATAACCCCTGCGTAGGCCTCTGTTTCAACAATATATCCACCGGTAAGTTCACCGTCGATACAAGTGAACAGGTATTTACCTATCAGATTGCGGCTTACGGCCACCACATTGTTGTTATGGTAATAGCTTTCAGGTAGTTTCATTTGCTTAGTATGCCGGTCAACACGCGGTTTATCTCATCGGCTTTATCAAATATCATAATATGGCTGCCGCCTTTAATAACCGTGGTAGTGTTTTTAATGTTTTCGATAGGGAATACCAGATCTTTATCGCCTACAATATGGTATAAATTGGGTATCAGTACCGCATTTCGCCAGGCTAATACGGCACCCATAGCCCATTTAATAAACACCGGCGACGATTTTTCCAGCATATCCTTAAACAGGGCCTGGTCGTCGGGTTCCATTTTACCAAACAGGGGCTTTATCATAAACCCTAAGCGTGCAAACAGTCCTTTGGGTGTAAATTTATATATAGGCGCTTTGCGGAATACCCTAAAGTAAAAAGGCGCCTCGTTATCTGTTTTAATGCTCGATATCAGGATTGCCTTTTCCAACGTTACCTGTTTGGCTATTTCAACGGTTAGCATTCCGCCTAAGGATACGCCAATTACCACCGATCCCGGTTGTATATGGTATTGCTGTATAAGTTTGGTGGCGTAGCTGGTTAATGTATCATCCGGATCGGGTATTAGCCAGTTGGTAAGTACAATTTCCTCGCCGGGCAGGTTGA
This portion of the Inquilinus sp. KBS0705 genome encodes:
- a CDS encoding pyridoxamine 5'-phosphate oxidase family protein; translated protein: MSDWSKTESLKYFRDKIKEVKTAMLTTYSREKGFNSRPMGTADVDEQGNIWFFTDEYSPKVSEISVENTVSLTYSDSDNHTYLSIVAEATVVEDREKMKELWNPFVKAFFPKGLDDPKLTLLKVEPTDVEYWDSSSSSMVVLFNMLKAAVTGKQYDEGKHGKIDL
- a CDS encoding alpha/beta hydrolase, translating into MRKIYLIAGLGADSRLFKNINLPGEEIVLTNWLIPDPDDTLTSYATKLIQQYHIQPGSVVIGVSLGGMLTVEIAKQVTLEKAILISSIKTDNEAPFYFRVFRKAPIYKFTPKGLFARLGFMIKPLFGKMEPDDQALFKDMLEKSSPVFIKWAMGAVLAWRNAVLIPNLYHIVGDKDLVFPIENIKNTTTVIKGGSHIMIFDKADEINRVLTGILSK
- a CDS encoding DNA-3-methyladenine glycosylase gives rise to the protein MKLPESYYHNNNVVAVSRNLIGKYLFTCIDGELTGGYIVETEAYAGVIDKASHSYGGRNTPRTQTMYMQGGISYVYLCYGIHEMFNIVTSVEGQPHAILIRAIQPTDGLNTMLMRRNMETIKPNITKGPGSVAKALGISRKINALSLQSDVIWVEDRGLSFNDSEVAAGPRIGVAYAGDDALLPYRFYVKGNIYVSKPNK